One segment of Nocardioides sp. QY071 DNA contains the following:
- a CDS encoding MFS transporter — translation MPGVTDAGSTRLLLAGPAVARTFACALLGRLAYGVLPLCFLFTVRDATGSFAVAATCSASLGLATLVMPVQARLLDRLGQHWVLPLAASCWSVLLVVAVVLAHGDHRAPVWLGVSLLIGVSGPLLGPSMRAQWREIASEGPQRRRAYALDSVGEESLYLVGPIVAGGVLAVGPAWVGLLVAAGLVWCGTLALVASPHRPAAQATTAAPRRRHHGRTGLAGLVLALLLFGAGSAATFVGIAALADRVGRPGLAGPVEAALAVGAVAGGLLWARHGRSHPAGRVLAVLVTGLALAQLAVALAGGLLVAAVVLAIGGLATSPVFVVAYAAIDERVPAGRRTEMSTWVNVGVNAGGALGTAGAGLLAGGGAALPFALAAGLSAGAAGVALAWGRMSPWPSTSPTTPPPTSS, via the coding sequence ATGCCCGGCGTCACCGACGCCGGGAGCACCCGCCTGCTTCTCGCCGGCCCCGCGGTCGCGCGCACCTTCGCGTGCGCGCTGCTCGGTCGCCTGGCGTACGGCGTGCTCCCGCTCTGCTTCCTGTTCACCGTCCGCGACGCGACCGGCTCGTTCGCCGTCGCGGCCACCTGCTCGGCGAGCCTCGGGCTCGCCACCCTCGTCATGCCCGTCCAGGCCCGGCTGCTCGACCGGCTCGGCCAGCACTGGGTGCTGCCCCTCGCTGCCTCGTGCTGGTCGGTCCTGCTCGTCGTCGCCGTCGTCCTCGCCCACGGCGACCACCGGGCCCCGGTCTGGCTCGGGGTCTCGCTCCTGATCGGCGTCAGCGGACCGTTGCTCGGGCCGTCGATGCGTGCGCAGTGGCGCGAGATCGCCTCGGAGGGTCCGCAACGGCGCCGCGCGTACGCCCTCGACTCGGTCGGCGAGGAGTCGCTGTACCTGGTCGGGCCGATCGTCGCCGGTGGCGTCCTGGCGGTCGGTCCCGCGTGGGTCGGGCTGCTCGTCGCGGCGGGGCTGGTCTGGTGCGGCACGCTCGCACTGGTCGCCTCGCCCCATCGGCCCGCGGCCCAGGCGACCACGGCGGCGCCACGCCGACGCCACCACGGGAGGACGGGCCTGGCCGGCCTGGTCCTCGCGCTGCTCCTGTTCGGCGCCGGCAGCGCGGCCACGTTCGTCGGCATCGCCGCCCTGGCCGACCGCGTCGGCCGCCCCGGGCTCGCCGGTCCCGTCGAGGCAGCCCTCGCCGTCGGCGCCGTGGCCGGAGGGCTTCTCTGGGCCCGGCACGGCCGCAGCCACCCGGCCGGCCGCGTGCTCGCCGTGCTCGTCACCGGCCTCGCCCTCGCCCAGCTCGCCGTCGCGCTCGCCGGCGGCCTGCTTGTCGCTGCCGTCGTGCTCGCGATCGGCGGCCTCGCCACCTCGCCGGTGTTCGTGGTCGCCTACGCCGCGATCGACGAGCGAGTCCCGGCCGGGCGTCGTACCGAGATGTCGACCTGGGTCAACGTCGGAGTCAACGCCGGCGGTGCGCTCGGCACGGCGGGCGCCGGCCTGCTCGCCGGTGGGGGAGCGGCACTGCCGTTCGCGCTCGCCGCCGGGCTCTCGGCAGGCGCTGCCGGGGTCGCGCTGGCGTGGGGCAGGATGTCCCCATGGCCATCCACATCACCGACGACGCCGCCGCCGACGAGCTCCTGA
- a CDS encoding HhH-GPD-type base excision DNA repair protein: protein MAIHITDDAAADELLSSNPFALLVGMMLDQQYPMEHAFLGPQKVVGRFGSFDPAAIAAADPEEFAALCSTTPAIHRFPGSMAARLQELARIVVEQYDGDASRLWTEATDGKDLLKRIQALPGFGAQKAKIFTALVAKQLDVRPTGWEKAAGDYALDGFRSVADVVDPVSLQKVRDYKKAAKAAAKPAAKTAAKA from the coding sequence ATGGCCATCCACATCACCGACGACGCCGCCGCCGACGAGCTCCTGAGCTCCAACCCGTTCGCGCTGCTCGTGGGGATGATGCTCGACCAGCAGTACCCGATGGAGCACGCCTTCCTGGGGCCACAGAAGGTCGTCGGCCGGTTCGGCAGCTTCGACCCGGCGGCGATCGCGGCGGCCGACCCCGAGGAGTTCGCGGCGCTGTGCTCGACCACGCCGGCCATCCACCGCTTCCCGGGGTCGATGGCGGCACGGCTGCAGGAGCTGGCCCGCATCGTCGTGGAGCAGTACGACGGCGACGCGTCGCGGCTGTGGACCGAGGCCACCGACGGCAAGGACCTGCTCAAGCGGATCCAGGCGCTGCCCGGGTTCGGGGCGCAGAAGGCCAAGATCTTCACCGCGCTGGTGGCCAAGCAGCTCGACGTACGCCCGACGGGGTGGGAGAAGGCGGCGGGCGACTACGCGCTCGACGGCTTCCGCTCGGTCGCCGACGTGGTGGACCCGGTGTCCCTGCAGAAGGTGCGCGACTACAAGAAGGCGGCGAAGGCTGCCGCCAAGCCCGCCGCCAAGACCGCCGCCAAGGCCTGA
- a CDS encoding RNA polymerase sigma factor, with protein sequence MFVSSNHRSVPPALLSHPSIAALIERAEPVGRVAAEDLRQAFAAAEVAPAQLKGLMAHLSGLGISVELGAPVEQRAVAAAARKTASATATTAKKAAPAPAKKAAPAPAAKAPAKKAAPATSGDGAPGGAGEAAPVVGPDGKKVLPDIPDDQFEKDVAADPTIKEDEKNASFIVSSADETDEPAQQVMVAGATADPVKDYLKQIGKVPLLNAEMEVELAKRIEAGLFSEEKLGKGGKLSPKVHEELEWIAEDGRRAKNHLLEANLRLVVSLAKRYTGRGMLFLDLIQEGNLGLIRAVEKFDYTKGYKFSTYATWWIRQAITRAMADQARTIRIPVHMVEVINKLARVQRQMLQDLGREPTPEELAKELDMTPEKVVEVQKYGREPISLHTPLGEDGDSEFGDLIEDSEAIVPADAVSFTLLQEQLHAVLDTLSEREAGVVSMRFGLTDGQPKTLDEIGKVYGVTRERIRQIESKTMSKLRHPSRSQVLRDYLD encoded by the coding sequence GTGTTCGTGTCCTCGAACCATCGTTCGGTCCCGCCCGCCCTGCTCAGCCACCCGTCGATCGCCGCGCTCATCGAGCGCGCCGAGCCGGTCGGCCGGGTCGCCGCGGAGGACCTCCGCCAGGCATTCGCCGCCGCTGAGGTCGCCCCGGCCCAGCTCAAGGGCCTGATGGCCCACCTGTCGGGTCTCGGCATCTCCGTCGAGCTCGGCGCGCCCGTCGAGCAGCGTGCCGTCGCCGCGGCCGCGCGCAAGACGGCGTCGGCGACCGCGACCACCGCCAAGAAGGCGGCCCCGGCGCCGGCCAAGAAGGCCGCGCCCGCCCCGGCCGCGAAGGCCCCGGCGAAGAAGGCGGCGCCCGCCACGTCGGGCGACGGCGCCCCGGGTGGCGCCGGCGAGGCCGCTCCGGTCGTCGGCCCCGACGGCAAGAAGGTTCTCCCGGACATCCCCGACGACCAGTTCGAGAAGGACGTCGCCGCGGACCCGACGATCAAGGAGGACGAGAAGAACGCGTCCTTCATCGTCTCCTCCGCCGACGAGACCGACGAGCCGGCCCAGCAGGTCATGGTCGCCGGCGCGACCGCCGACCCGGTCAAGGACTACCTCAAGCAGATCGGCAAGGTGCCGCTCCTCAACGCCGAGATGGAGGTCGAGCTCGCCAAGCGGATCGAGGCCGGCCTGTTCTCGGAGGAGAAGCTCGGCAAGGGGGGCAAGCTCTCCCCGAAGGTGCACGAGGAGCTCGAGTGGATCGCGGAGGACGGTCGCCGCGCCAAGAACCACCTGCTCGAGGCCAACCTGCGACTCGTCGTCTCCCTCGCCAAGCGCTACACCGGCCGCGGCATGCTGTTCCTGGACCTGATCCAGGAGGGCAACCTCGGCCTGATCCGCGCGGTCGAGAAGTTCGACTACACCAAGGGCTACAAGTTCTCGACGTACGCCACCTGGTGGATCCGGCAGGCGATCACCCGCGCCATGGCCGACCAGGCCCGCACCATCCGCATCCCGGTGCACATGGTCGAGGTCATCAACAAGCTCGCCCGCGTCCAGCGCCAGATGCTGCAGGACCTGGGCCGCGAGCCCACCCCGGAGGAGCTCGCCAAGGAGCTCGACATGACCCCGGAGAAGGTCGTCGAGGTCCAGAAGTACGGCCGTGAGCCGATCTCGCTGCACACCCCGCTCGGCGAGGACGGCGACTCCGAGTTCGGTGACCTGATCGAGGACTCCGAGGCGATCGTCCCGGCCGACGCCGTGTCGTTCACGCTGCTCCAGGAGCAGCTGCACGCCGTCCTCGACACGCTCTCCGAGCGCGAGGCGGGCGTCGTCTCGATGCGCTTCGGCCTCACCGACGGCCAGCCGAAGACCCTCGACGAGATCGGCAAGGTCTACGGCGTGACCCGCGAGCGGATCCGCCAGATCGAGTCGAAGACGATGTCGAAGCTGCGGCACCCGTCGCGCTCGCAGGTGCTGCGCGACTACCTCGACTGA
- a CDS encoding DNA topoisomerase IV subunit B translates to MYIGSTDTRGLMHCLWEIIDNGVDEALGGFARTVDVTLHPDGSVEVYDDGRGIPTDKEPKTGLTGVEVVATKLHAGGKFGGGSYVATGGLHGVGLSVVNALSSRMDIDVDRSPASQGISFQRGVPGVFDGEGPGAAFTPGSGLSRKGGRVAKGRSGTRIRFWPDRQIFTKDADFVLDGLVGRARQTSFIVPGLELVIKDQRAADKAEWTEERFRHDGGIGEFCDYLATGDPVTEVLRLQGSDVFTETVPLLDDKGHMTPQDVERELTVDVAVRWGSGYDTELRSFVNVIATPKGGTHVSGFENALTKTFNESMRAAKALKVNDDDVIKDDILEGMTAVVTVRLAEPQFEGQTKEILGTPAARTVVRKVVAKELKEFLTSTKRAEKAQAKLLMEKVVAASKTRIAARQHKETQRRKNALESSTLPAKLADCRSGDNERTELFIVEGDSALGTAKLARNAEFQALLPIRGKILNVQKASVGDMLKNAECASIIQVVGAGSGRTFELDARRYGRIIFMADADSDGAHIRTLLATLFFKYMPDLVKAGRVFSAVPPLHRIEISNPKKGQEKYVYTYSDDELQRKLAELKKKNVKWKDPVQRYKGLGEMDADQLAETTMDPRRRTLRRLTVDELEVASEVFELLMGSDVAPRKEFIIQGAYEVDMETLDA, encoded by the coding sequence ATGTACATCGGCTCCACCGACACCCGGGGGCTGATGCACTGCCTGTGGGAGATCATCGACAACGGCGTCGACGAGGCGCTGGGCGGCTTCGCCCGCACCGTGGACGTCACACTGCACCCCGACGGCTCGGTCGAGGTCTACGACGACGGCCGCGGCATCCCGACCGACAAGGAGCCCAAGACCGGCCTGACCGGCGTCGAGGTCGTCGCGACCAAGCTGCACGCCGGCGGCAAGTTCGGTGGCGGCTCGTACGTCGCGACCGGTGGCCTGCACGGCGTCGGCCTCTCGGTCGTCAACGCGCTGTCGAGCCGGATGGACATCGACGTCGACCGCTCGCCGGCCAGCCAGGGCATCAGCTTCCAGCGCGGCGTCCCCGGCGTCTTCGACGGCGAGGGGCCCGGCGCGGCCTTCACTCCCGGGTCCGGCCTGTCCCGCAAGGGCGGCCGGGTCGCGAAGGGGAGGTCCGGCACCCGGATCCGGTTCTGGCCGGATCGCCAGATCTTCACCAAGGACGCCGACTTCGTGCTCGACGGGCTGGTCGGGCGCGCCCGGCAGACCTCGTTCATCGTCCCCGGGCTCGAGCTGGTCATCAAGGACCAGCGCGCCGCCGACAAGGCCGAGTGGACCGAGGAGCGGTTCCGCCACGACGGCGGCATCGGCGAGTTCTGCGACTACCTCGCCACCGGCGACCCGGTCACCGAGGTGCTCCGGCTGCAGGGCAGCGACGTGTTCACCGAGACCGTCCCGCTGCTCGACGACAAGGGTCACATGACCCCGCAGGACGTCGAGCGCGAGCTCACCGTCGACGTCGCGGTGCGCTGGGGGAGCGGCTACGACACCGAGCTGCGCTCCTTCGTCAACGTGATCGCCACCCCCAAGGGCGGCACCCACGTCTCCGGCTTCGAGAACGCCCTCACCAAGACGTTCAACGAGTCGATGCGCGCGGCTAAGGCGCTCAAGGTCAACGACGACGACGTGATCAAGGACGACATCCTCGAGGGGATGACGGCCGTCGTCACGGTTCGGCTCGCCGAGCCGCAGTTCGAGGGCCAGACCAAGGAGATCCTCGGTACGCCGGCCGCGCGGACCGTCGTACGCAAGGTCGTGGCGAAGGAGCTCAAGGAGTTCCTGACGTCGACCAAGCGGGCCGAGAAGGCGCAGGCCAAGCTCCTCATGGAGAAGGTCGTCGCGGCGTCCAAGACCCGCATCGCGGCGCGCCAGCACAAGGAGACACAGCGCCGCAAGAACGCGCTGGAGTCCTCGACGCTGCCGGCCAAGCTCGCCGACTGCCGCTCGGGCGACAACGAGCGCACCGAGCTGTTCATCGTCGAGGGCGACTCCGCGCTCGGCACCGCGAAGCTCGCCCGCAACGCAGAGTTCCAGGCGCTGCTCCCGATCCGCGGCAAGATCCTCAACGTCCAGAAGGCGTCCGTGGGCGACATGCTCAAGAACGCCGAGTGCGCCTCGATCATCCAGGTCGTCGGCGCCGGCTCCGGGCGCACCTTCGAGCTCGACGCCCGCCGCTACGGCCGGATCATCTTCATGGCCGACGCCGACTCCGACGGCGCCCACATCCGCACCCTGCTCGCGACCCTCTTCTTCAAGTACATGCCCGACCTGGTCAAGGCCGGCCGCGTCTTCTCCGCCGTCCCGCCGCTGCACCGCATCGAGATCTCCAACCCCAAGAAGGGCCAGGAGAAGTACGTCTACACGTACTCCGACGACGAGCTGCAGCGCAAGCTGGCCGAGCTCAAGAAGAAGAACGTGAAGTGGAAGGACCCGGTCCAGCGCTACAAGGGCCTCGGCGAGATGGACGCCGACCAGCTGGCCGAGACCACGATGGACCCGCGTCGCCGCACCCTGCGCCGGTTGACGGTCGACGAGCTCGAGGTGGCCTCCGAGGTGTTCGAGCTGCTCATGGGCAGCGACGTCGCGCCGCGCAAGGAGTTCATCATCCAGGGCGCCTACGAGGTCGACATGGAGACCCTCGACGCGTGA
- a CDS encoding GNAT family N-acetyltransferase: protein MNLDDPVGASLRGAHAAFAVGTGRVLRYDAGVASFAAVPVDPTPADWADLAALLGPGGFADLFSSPATPPADWEPVFTLPGLQLVAGSLVGAADAGVEVVELGAGDVPDMLALVDRSRPGPFWPRTHEMGTYLGVRDGGGLVAMAGERLRPPGWSEISAVTTAPQARGRGLAGLLVTELARRIRARGEEAFLHVAADNAPAIRLYDALGFGVRREVTFRGFRVPR, encoded by the coding sequence GTGAACCTCGACGACCCGGTCGGTGCGTCCCTGCGGGGTGCGCACGCCGCGTTCGCTGTCGGGACCGGCCGGGTGCTGCGGTACGACGCCGGCGTCGCCTCGTTCGCTGCGGTGCCGGTCGACCCGACGCCGGCAGACTGGGCGGACCTGGCTGCGCTGCTCGGGCCGGGCGGGTTCGCGGACCTGTTCAGCTCGCCGGCGACGCCGCCTGCCGACTGGGAGCCGGTGTTCACGCTGCCAGGCCTGCAGCTGGTGGCGGGCTCGCTCGTGGGTGCTGCGGACGCGGGGGTCGAGGTCGTGGAGCTCGGGGCGGGCGACGTACCGGACATGTTGGCGCTGGTCGACCGGTCCCGGCCCGGGCCGTTCTGGCCGCGCACCCATGAGATGGGCACCTACCTCGGGGTCCGTGACGGCGGCGGGCTGGTCGCGATGGCGGGCGAGCGGCTGCGGCCGCCGGGGTGGAGCGAGATCAGCGCCGTGACGACCGCGCCGCAGGCGCGCGGCCGCGGCCTGGCGGGACTGCTGGTGACCGAGCTGGCGCGCCGGATCCGGGCGCGCGGCGAGGAGGCCTTCCTCCACGTCGCGGCCGACAACGCCCCGGCGATCCGGCTCTACGACGCCCTCGGCTTCGGGGTCCGGCGCGAGGTGACCTTCCGCGGCTTCCGGGTGCCGCGCTGA
- a CDS encoding LysR family transcriptional regulator: protein MRIEQLEYVAAVTQHGSLRRASESLHISQPALSEAVSKLERELGVSLLDRRRTGARISRQGLDLLPSMVAVLDAVDRLRTSAGDQHNVSRTVRIGTVNAATSTLLVPASREFQDTAPNATVEVLNVQQAEIHQALLEGSLDLGLVNLLAGDEPAHDLLGTALLHGRPVVVMPADHPLAAADEVSVDQLREERFVAMRAGYVMHRFAHRIFGSRMPRVCHTTDGAEMGKFMVSQGLGLTVLPDYSVLGDPLELAGLITARPIADDATRVTLVLLQRRSDHVRAAVRDLHAVLVAHARRLAA from the coding sequence ATGAGGATCGAGCAGCTGGAGTACGTCGCCGCCGTCACCCAGCACGGGTCGCTGCGGCGCGCGAGCGAGAGCCTCCACATCTCACAGCCCGCACTCAGCGAGGCGGTGAGCAAGCTCGAGCGGGAGCTGGGGGTGTCCCTGCTCGATCGCCGCCGCACCGGCGCCCGGATCAGTCGCCAGGGCCTGGACCTGCTGCCGAGCATGGTCGCGGTGCTGGATGCGGTCGACCGGCTCCGGACCTCCGCCGGCGACCAGCACAACGTGAGCCGCACCGTCCGGATCGGCACCGTCAACGCGGCCACCTCGACCCTGCTGGTGCCTGCCTCACGCGAGTTCCAGGACACCGCCCCGAACGCGACCGTCGAGGTCCTCAACGTCCAGCAGGCCGAGATCCACCAGGCCCTGCTCGAGGGATCGCTCGACCTCGGGCTGGTGAACCTGCTGGCCGGCGACGAGCCCGCGCACGACCTGCTCGGCACCGCCCTGCTGCACGGGCGGCCGGTCGTCGTGATGCCGGCCGACCACCCGCTGGCCGCCGCGGACGAGGTGAGCGTCGACCAGCTGCGCGAGGAGCGCTTCGTCGCGATGCGGGCCGGCTACGTCATGCACCGGTTCGCCCACCGGATCTTCGGCAGCAGGATGCCGCGCGTGTGCCACACGACCGACGGCGCCGAGATGGGCAAGTTCATGGTCTCCCAGGGCCTGGGCCTGACCGTGCTCCCCGACTACAGCGTCCTCGGCGACCCGTTGGAGCTGGCCGGGCTGATCACCGCCCGTCCGATCGCGGACGACGCGACCCGGGTCACCCTGGTCCTGCTGCAGCGCCGGAGCGATCACGTCCGGGCCGCGGTCCGCGACCTCCACGCGGTGCTCGTGGCGCACGCGCGGAGGCTCGCGGCCTGA
- the sfnG gene encoding dimethylsulfone monooxygenase SfnG: protein MTSSPTRAPEPLKFAYWVPNVSGGLVVSKIEQRTDWGLDYNLELARLAEANGFDYALSQVRYIASYGAAYQHESTSISLAIGLATERLKVIAAVHPGLWQPGVLAKLVASSDQYTQGRFCVNVVSGWFKDEFTKLGEPWLEHGERYRRSEEFIRYLREIWTSEHAELNGDFYRLHDFDLKPKPYDVPGRAHPEIFMGGNSTDARGMGGRVADWYFMNGNTPEGIAEQIHDVSDVAAVNGRAGQVRFGVNGFLIGRDSEAEARDVLREIVDKADREAVEGFGSAVKQAGQSTGDKVGMWQDSEFADLVQYNDGFRTGLIGTPEQIAHRMLEYKRRGVDLFLLGFLHFQEDVQYFGREVLPIVRELEAAELERV from the coding sequence ATGACCAGCAGCCCGACCCGAGCGCCCGAGCCGTTGAAGTTCGCCTACTGGGTGCCGAACGTGAGCGGCGGCCTCGTGGTGAGCAAGATCGAGCAGCGTACGGACTGGGGCCTCGACTACAACCTCGAGCTCGCCCGGCTCGCCGAGGCCAACGGCTTCGACTACGCCCTCTCGCAGGTGCGCTACATCGCGTCGTACGGCGCCGCCTACCAGCACGAGTCGACCTCGATCAGCCTCGCCATCGGCCTGGCGACCGAGCGGCTCAAGGTGATCGCCGCGGTCCATCCCGGCCTGTGGCAGCCGGGCGTGCTCGCCAAGCTGGTCGCGAGCTCCGACCAGTACACCCAGGGCCGGTTCTGCGTGAACGTCGTCAGCGGCTGGTTCAAGGACGAGTTCACCAAGCTCGGTGAGCCCTGGCTCGAGCACGGCGAGCGCTACCGCCGCTCGGAGGAGTTCATCCGCTACCTGCGCGAGATCTGGACCAGCGAGCATGCCGAGCTCAACGGCGACTTCTACCGGCTGCACGACTTCGACCTCAAGCCGAAGCCGTACGACGTCCCCGGCCGCGCGCACCCCGAGATCTTCATGGGCGGCAACTCGACCGATGCGCGCGGCATGGGTGGCCGGGTCGCCGACTGGTACTTCATGAACGGCAACACCCCGGAGGGCATCGCCGAGCAGATCCACGACGTCAGCGACGTCGCCGCCGTCAACGGCCGGGCCGGACAGGTCCGCTTCGGCGTCAACGGCTTCCTCATCGGCCGCGACAGCGAGGCCGAGGCGCGCGACGTGCTGCGCGAGATCGTGGACAAGGCCGACCGCGAGGCGGTCGAGGGCTTCGGGTCCGCGGTCAAGCAGGCCGGCCAGTCCACGGGCGACAAGGTCGGGATGTGGCAGGACTCCGAGTTCGCCGACCTGGTGCAGTACAACGACGGCTTCCGCACCGGCCTGATCGGTACGCCGGAGCAGATCGCGCACCGGATGCTGGAGTACAAGCGCCGCGGGGTCGACCTGTTCCTGCTCGGCTTCCTGCACTTCCAGGAGGACGTGCAGTACTTCGGGCGCGAGGTGCTGCCCATCGTGCGCGAGCTCGAGGCCGCGGAGCTGGAGCGGGTCTGA
- a CDS encoding SfnB family sulfur acquisition oxidoreductase: MPVPVLSDHEALAVAAELGERFAKGAAARDADRVLPVDELAELSASGLLAVSVPAAYGGAGLPASVLAEVFRLLAAGDPSIAQIPHSHFVYVNALCHQGTPEQQEFLFGEVLEGKRFGNAQSEIGSRHVRDFRTTLRPDGAGGWVLDGEKGYATGALLADWIPVLCHLGVDGPLHVAWVERHATGVSVVDDWNGMGQRTTASGTVRLEGVAVSADRITPYHLTFEGPQTYGAFAQLLHAALDAGIARAALADAAEFVTTKSRPYPDAITELGTARHADDPTVVQAFGELELTVRAAEALVAEAGRAVDRADADLDAESAGAASLAVAAARAATTGASLEAGTRLFEVSGTRSALDSLNLHRHWRNARTHTLHDPAAWKVRHLGRWALDGQLPPNHGQL; this comes from the coding sequence ATGCCGGTCCCCGTGCTGTCCGACCACGAGGCGCTCGCCGTCGCTGCCGAGCTCGGCGAGCGGTTCGCCAAGGGCGCGGCCGCGCGCGACGCCGACCGGGTGCTGCCCGTCGACGAGCTCGCGGAGCTGTCCGCGTCCGGGCTGCTCGCGGTGAGCGTGCCTGCCGCGTACGGCGGTGCCGGGCTCCCGGCATCCGTGCTGGCCGAGGTGTTCCGCCTGCTGGCCGCCGGCGACCCGAGCATCGCGCAGATCCCGCACAGCCACTTCGTCTACGTCAACGCGCTGTGCCACCAGGGCACGCCCGAGCAGCAGGAGTTCCTCTTCGGCGAGGTGCTCGAGGGCAAGCGGTTCGGCAACGCACAGTCCGAGATCGGCTCCCGGCACGTGCGTGACTTCCGCACGACGCTGCGGCCCGACGGCGCCGGCGGCTGGGTGCTCGACGGGGAGAAGGGCTATGCCACCGGCGCCCTGCTCGCCGACTGGATCCCGGTGCTGTGCCACCTCGGCGTCGACGGACCGCTGCACGTCGCCTGGGTCGAGCGGCACGCCACCGGCGTGAGCGTCGTCGACGACTGGAACGGCATGGGTCAGCGCACGACGGCGAGCGGCACCGTGCGGCTCGAGGGCGTGGCCGTCAGCGCGGACCGGATCACGCCGTACCACCTGACCTTCGAGGGTCCGCAGACCTACGGCGCCTTCGCCCAGCTGCTGCACGCGGCTCTCGACGCGGGCATCGCTCGCGCCGCCCTCGCCGACGCGGCGGAGTTCGTCACGACCAAGAGCCGGCCCTACCCGGACGCCATCACCGAGCTCGGCACCGCACGGCACGCCGACGACCCCACGGTCGTCCAGGCGTTCGGCGAGCTCGAGCTCACGGTGCGGGCGGCGGAGGCGTTGGTCGCCGAGGCCGGCCGCGCGGTCGACCGGGCCGACGCCGACCTCGATGCCGAGTCGGCCGGCGCGGCGAGCCTCGCGGTGGCGGCGGCACGCGCCGCGACGACCGGCGCGAGCCTGGAGGCGGGTACGCGGCTCTTCGAGGTCAGCGGGACCCGGTCCGCCCTCGACTCCCTCAACCTGCACCGGCACTGGCGCAATGCGCGCACCCACACCCTCCACGACCCGGCCGCCTGGAAAGTGCGCCACCTGGGGCGCTGGGCCCTCGACGGCCAGCTTCCTCCCAACCACGGCCAGCTCTGA
- a CDS encoding LLM class flavin-dependent oxidoreductase — MTHQLKFHWFLPTNGGDGRHVVGGGHGVTSFTGERPNSVAYLGQIARSAEQLGFEAALTPTGAWCEDAWVSTAMLSSLSERLKFLVAFRPGLTSPFLAAQMAGTFQNLSGGRLLLNVVTGGESHEQRMYGDHLDKEGRYERCDEFLYLVRALWAGESVSHEGAHYRLDDAVLAQIPDPLPEIYFGGSSPAAGRVAAKHVDVYLTWGEPPAAVREKVEWVSKLAADEGRQLRFGIRLHSIARDTSEAAWAEADRLLAGIDDQQIAQVQAGLRRSESVGQARMLQLNGGSRDSLEIHPNLWAGVGLVRGGAGTAMVGSFGEVADLVEQYVEAGISEFVMSGYPHLEESYWFGEGVLPELARRGLWTHPAPVAQSVTAVPFGGRQVVS, encoded by the coding sequence ATGACTCATCAGCTCAAGTTCCACTGGTTCCTGCCCACGAACGGCGGCGACGGACGACACGTGGTCGGCGGGGGACACGGCGTCACCTCGTTCACGGGGGAGCGCCCCAACTCGGTCGCCTACCTCGGCCAGATCGCGCGCAGCGCCGAGCAGCTCGGGTTCGAGGCGGCGTTGACCCCGACCGGGGCCTGGTGCGAGGACGCCTGGGTCTCGACGGCGATGCTGAGCTCTTTGTCGGAGCGGCTGAAGTTCCTCGTCGCCTTCCGGCCCGGTCTCACCTCGCCGTTCCTGGCGGCGCAGATGGCCGGGACCTTCCAGAACCTCTCCGGTGGCCGGCTGCTGCTGAACGTGGTCACCGGCGGCGAGTCCCACGAGCAGCGGATGTACGGCGACCACCTCGACAAGGAGGGCCGCTACGAGCGCTGCGACGAGTTCCTGTACCTGGTTCGCGCGCTCTGGGCGGGGGAGAGCGTCAGCCATGAGGGCGCGCACTACCGGCTCGACGACGCGGTGCTGGCGCAGATCCCCGACCCCCTGCCGGAGATCTACTTCGGCGGCTCGTCGCCGGCCGCCGGCCGAGTGGCCGCGAAGCACGTCGACGTCTACCTGACCTGGGGCGAACCGCCGGCCGCGGTCCGCGAGAAGGTCGAGTGGGTCTCCAAGCTGGCCGCCGACGAGGGACGCCAGCTGCGCTTCGGCATCCGGCTGCACTCGATCGCCCGCGACACCTCCGAGGCGGCCTGGGCCGAGGCGGACCGGCTTCTCGCCGGCATCGACGACCAGCAGATCGCGCAGGTCCAGGCAGGGTTGCGGCGCAGCGAGTCGGTCGGTCAGGCGCGGATGCTCCAGTTGAACGGGGGCAGCAGGGACTCGCTGGAGATCCACCCGAACCTGTGGGCCGGTGTCGGCCTGGTGCGTGGTGGGGCCGGCACCGCGATGGTCGGCAGCTTCGGCGAGGTCGCCGACCTCGTCGAGCAGTACGTCGAGGCCGGGATCTCGGAGTTCGTGATGTCCGGCTACCCCCACCTCGAGGAGTCCTACTGGTTCGGCGAGGGTGTCCTGCCCGAGCTCGCCCGGCGCGGCCTGTGGACGCACCCGGCGCCGGTCGCCCAGTCGGTAACAGCGGTGCCCTTCGGCGGCCGTCAGGTGGTCTCGTGA